One Acidobacteriota bacterium genomic window, GGGAGGTCCGGGAGCTGGTCCGCAAGTATTCCGACTTCATCGAGCACCCGGTGACCCTGGCCGTGGAGCGCGAGGAAGACAGCGCCCTGGAGAAGGACAAGAAGGTCAAGGTGCTCAGGGAGGAGACCCTGAACTCCCGAAAGGCCCTCTGGCTCCGGGACAAGTCCGAGATCAAGCCCGAGGAGTACCACGAGTTCTACCGCCACCTCACCCGGGACGTCGAGGACCCGGTCCGGGTGATCCACTACCGGGCGGAGGGGACCTCGGAGTTCGCCGCGCTCCTCTTCCTCCCGGCCCGGCACCCCTTCGACCTCTTCTTCCGCGAGGAGAAGTACGGGCCGACCCTCTATGTCAAGCGGGTCCAGATCATGCCCCACTGCGAGGAACTCCTGCCGCGCTGGCTGCGCTTCGTCAAGGGCGTCGTCGACTCGTCGGACCTGCCGCTGAACGTCTCCCGCGAGATCCTCCAGAACAACCGGAAGGTGGACGTCATCCACCGGAACCTGACGAAGAAGGTCCTGGAAACCCTCGACGACTTCAAGCAGAATGATTACGAAAAGTACGTGAAGTTCCACGAGGAGTTCGGGCGGGTCCTCAAGGAGGGGGCGCACCTGGACTACGAGCGGCGGGAGGCCGTGGCGAACCTTCTCCTGTTCCGCTCCACCCGGACCGCCGACGGGGAGTACACCACCCTGGCCGATTACGTGTCCCGGATGAAGGAGGACCAGAAGGACATCCACTACCTCGTGGCGGAGAACCTCGAGGAGGCCCGGCGGTCGCCCCACCTGGAAGCTTTCGCCAGGAAGGGGGAGGAGGTGCTTCTCCTCACCGACGAGATCGACGACATCGTCTTCAACCACTTCGTATACAAGGAGAAGACGTTCCGGCCCGTCAACCGGGGCGATGCCGCCCTCGACGCGTCGGCGGAAGCGGAGCGGGAGAAGGCCCGGGAGAAGTACGCCGAACTCCTGGGATTCATCCGGGAATCGCTCCGGGAGCTGGTGAAGGACGTCCGGCTCTCCGCCCGCCTCACCGACTCCCCCTGCTGCCTGGTGGGCGAGGAGGGCGGGCTCGACCCCGCCACGGAGCGGATGTTCCGCCTCATGGGCCGGGACGTCCCGCCGGTGCGCCGCATCTTCGAGATCAACCCCTCCCACCCCGTGACCGCGGCACTGGACGGGATGCTCAAGGGGGAGGGCGACCGCGAGCGGCTGGCGGGCTACGTCCGGTTCCTCCACGACCAGGCCCTGGTGGTGGAGGGTGACCGCCCGAAAGACCCCGGCGCCCTGCTGAGGCTGGCGGGGGACCTGGTGGTGAAGGCGGCTCAGTGAGCGGCGCGGCGGCCTGAAGCGGCACGCAGGAGGGCGATGTGGAGTACGGGGCCCTGGCCTTGATCCCGGCGGCGGTCACCATCGTGGTGGCCCTGGTCTGGCACCGGGTGGCCACGGCCCTGTTCTGCGGGATCGTGGCCGGGGCCCTCACCGCCTCCGGGGGCTCCCCGGCAAAGGCATTCGAACTCTTCCGACAGGCCCTCACCGCCTCCTTCACCGACCTGGACCGCCTGAAGATCGTCCTCTTCGTCCTGCTGGTGGGGGGGCTCCTGGAGGTCCTGTCCGCCAGCGGGGCCTACGCCGTCTTCGCCCGGGACATCGGGTGGCGGCTCGACACGCCCTTCAAGGCCCGGACCGCGGTCTGGGGCCTCGGGATGTGCCTTTTCTTCGACGATTACGCCAACGTTCTCATCACGGGCGGCTCCATGCGCGGCATCACGGAGCGCCACCGGATCTCGCCGGCCTTCCTGGCCTACACCGTGGACGTCACCGCCATCCTGGCCAGCGTGATGCTGGTGTCCACCTGGTCGGCCTACGAGGGCTCGGTGATGCTGGACGCCGCCCGCACCGTCAAGGTGGAGGGGAGTCTCTCCGGGCTCTTCATGAGTTCCATCCCCTATCACTTCTATACCTTCCTGGCCATCCTCCTGGCCCTGCTGGCAGCCCTCACCGGCCGGTGGATCGGCGCCCGCCTGGACCGGGCCCACGTCCCTCAGGTTTGGGCCCATCACCTGGAGTCCCCCCGCGCGACGGCCGCCAACGTCCTGGCGCCCATCCTGACCCTGCTCGGGGTGGCCCTCGTCGGGCTGTTCGCGGCCGGGGCCTGGGCCCTTCACCGGCGGGGCGAGCCCCTGACCCTCCAGGGGGTCTTCGCCGCGGCCCCGGTGGTGGACGTCCTCATCTCCGCTGCCCTGGCCGCGACGGCCCTGGGCGTGGCGATGACCCTGCGACGCCGGGCCCTTGCCCCGAAACCCCTGGCCAGGGCCTTCGGGCGCGGGGTGCGCGGGCTTGGGGCGGTCTGCATGGTGATCCTGCTGGCCAAGGGCTTCTCCGTGGTCTCCGAAGCGCTGGGGGCGGGCCCCTACATTGCGAACGCCCTCCTGGCCCACGTGGCGCCGGCCCTGCTGCCCGTGACGGTCTTCGTCCTGGCCCTGCTGGTGACGGTGGCCACGGGCTTCTCGTGGAGTTCCATGGCGGTGGTCATGCCGCTGGCCTACCAGGCGGCCGCCGCGGACCCGACCCGGCTGGCCGCCCTGGTGCCCGTCCTCTCCGCCGCCGTCATCACGGGCGCCGTGGCGGGCGAGCACGTCATCCCCTTCTCGGAGAAGGCGGTCATGTCAGCGGCCGCGTGCAAGATAACCCCCGTTTATCACGTGAAAACCATGCTCCCCCAAGCGGTCCTGGCCATCCTGGCCGCCGCGACCGCCTTCGTGCTGCTGGGGATCGGCGCGCCCGTCCTCTGGGCCTATGCCGCCGGCGGCGCCCTGGTCCTGACCGGTCACTTCGCCCTCGCCATCCCCCCGCGCCACCCGGAACTTATCCCGTCCCCGGGAGCACGCCCCGCCGCCACCGCGCCCTGAGGGGATTGCGCCCTCTCTGTGCCTCAAGGGGCGATTTGTCGAGGCCGAGGCCCGAAAGGCCGGCCCGGGCGCGCTCTCCGGAATCGGCCGGTCTCTGGCCCCTTGCCAGAGCCACTGAGCTTCGAATCTCCCGGTTTTTCGCTTGACTTTCACCCCTTGACCGGCAAATTTCCCCCATACTCACGAATCAGCGAAAATCCGATTTCCTGTCCGTATCCGTCTACCCGCATCCGTGACAGGAATCTCACGGTTTAATGGACAACCCTGGAACGAGCCGCGCCTTGATTTTTTCAAGGGTATCCAGGAATGCGCCGGCGATCTGGAGGGAGTCCGCAGCGTCCGCAGCGTCCACGGACTCGAAATCGCCATAGTCCACGTCGGTCCGGCGGGAGAGCAGCGTCTTGAACTGCTTGATGGCGGAGACCGGGAGCAGCCCCGGCTTGACGAAGCGCAGGCTCAGCAGGGTCACGACGCCCTCGTGCCGCTCGGGGTCGGCCCCCTCGAGGATCAGGACGGCCCGGGCGGCGCTGAGCGCGGCGTAGTAACTCCGGTTGACGGAGGTCTTCACACGATGCTGTTCGTGGTTGAACCGCGCGTCATCCAGGAATTCCCTTGCCCGCTGGAAACGGGCCTCGCACAAGCTCAGTTTTTCCTCGGGGGACAGGGTCATAATCTCACTCCTTCGGTGGTAATCCGCTGATAAAACGGCGAGTGAAGTCTCTCTTCCTCTTGAAAGCCCAGCAAGTCTTTTACGACCGGAGAAAAAGAAAGCCCGCAGTCGGTTTCCACATCGACAATGATGCCGATCACCTCTCGCTCCACCTCGGGGGTCTTAGCTCTCACTACCACCAGGAGGTCGAAATCGGACTCCTCGGAATGGTCCTTTCTCACCCGCGACCCGAAGGCGACGACTGAAATCAACCCCTCTCCCAGGAGGATTTCCAACTGTTTGCGAATGCGTTCAAGAGCCCGCAGCTCATGATCGAACATGATGCGCAACCTCTTCATTTAACATATCTCATTTCCGGGGTTCCGACAATCCCTTTATTCCCCCCCTCCACCGGCCTCCCGGCGGGCCGCTCGGGTGATGGCGTTACAGATCCATCGGCCGGTCTCTCACCCCTTGCCAAGGCCACTGCGCTTCGACTCTCTCGGGTTTTCGTTTGACTTTCATCCCTTGACCGGCTGATTTCCGCACCGCCGAGTTCTTCATCAAGTCCGACCCGAAGGACCCCCGGATCGTGGAGGTCTCGAAGCGGGGCCGGGAGTGCTTCCGGAAGGGGGCCGCCCTGGCGTCTCACCCGATCCTTCCCGTGGAAATCCCGTTCGAGGGCACCACCTTGCCGGGCTACCTCTGCCTCGTCGACCGCTCCGGGGCGAAGCGCCCCCTGCTCGTGGTGGACTCCGCGGAGGACAAGGACCTGCCGGGCCAGGCACCGAAACTCCACGAGGCGCTGAAATGCCCGAAGACCTTCCTCCTGTTCACGAAGGAGGAGGGGGCGGAGGAGCACTGCCAGATGGGGGCCCTCCTGATCTCCAACGCGAAGATCCTGGACTGGCTCGACACCGTCCTGAAACCCGCCGGCCCCGTCAGGCGGCCCGTGAAAACCGGGGGCGGGTCAAAGCCGTGAACCGGCTCCGAACCGCAAGGGCTGGGGGACACCCCCTCCTCGTGATAAAATAGCCTTGTCCTGTCAATCCGCACTACCGGATTCAGGCAGGAGAATACCATCGTCCGGTGATGATGCGACACATGAAGGATTCTCCAAAGCCGCCCACCTCACCGCCGGTCGAATCGTCCCTCGACCCCGACGACTGGGACCGCTTCCGCACGCTGGCCCACGCCGTTTTAGACGACGCGGTCGATCTCCTCCGCACGGTCCGGGACCGTCCCGTCTGGCGGCCCGTCCCCCTTCCGGTCCAGGCGGCGCTGCGGGAACCCCTGCCGATGGACCCCCTCGACCTCGGGGACGTCTACCGACAGTTCAGGGAGCGGATCCTCCCCTTCCCGAGCGGCAACATCCATCCGCGGTTCTTCGGCTATGTCCAGGGGACGGGCCTGGCCGGCGGCCTGCTCGCGGAACTCCTGGCGGCCACCCTGAACTCCAACTGCGGCGGGCGCGACCATGCCGCGCTCTATGTCGAACGGGCCGTCGTCGGCTGGTGCAAAACGCTCTTTCGCTTTCCGGAAACCGCTTCCGGCCTGCTCGTCAGCGGCACCACCCTGGCCAACCTGACGGCCCTCAGGGTGGCCTCGGGGGCCCGGGTCCCGCAGGGCGCCGGCACCCGTTCGGGCCCAACCGGGAAATGGCTCGTCTACACGTCGGAGCAGGCCCACAACTCCATCGACAAATCCCTGGAGATGCTGGGTTTCCGGCCAGACTCCCTCCGGAAGGTCCCGGTCGATCCCCTTTTCCGGATGGACCTCCGGCAGCTTCACCGGATGGTAGCCGACGACCGTCGCTCGGGCTGCAAGCCCTTCTGCGTGATCGGGACCGCCGGGACGGTCAACACCGGCGGCATCGACGACCTCGCGTCCCTGGCCGGCTTCTGCGCGGACAACGACCTCTGGTTTCACGTCGACGGGGCCTTCGGGGCGCTCCTGGTGCTCAGCGAGAACCTGCGGTCCCGGGTGGAGGGGATCGAGCGGGCCGATTCCCTCGCCTTCGACTTTCACAAGTGGATGCACGTGCCCTACGATGCCGGCTGCGTCCTGGTGCGGGACGGGGAGGCCCAGCGGAAGACCTTTTCCAGGCCGGCGCCCTACCTCCTGCGCGGGAAGCGCGGGCTTTCGGGCGGAGGGGAGTGGCCCTGCGACCTCGGCCTCGAGATGTCGCGGGGTTTCCGGGCCCTGAAGGTCTGGTTCGCCTTCAAGGAGCACGGCTGCCGCAGGCTGGGGGAATCGGTCGAACAGAACTGCCGCCAGGCCGCCTACCTGGCCGGGCTGATCAACCGGACCCCCGAACTCGAGCTTCTCGCCGAGCCCACGCTCAACATCGTCTGCTTCCGCTTTCGCGGCGCGGCCGGGGGTCACCCCGACCTCGACCGGTTGAACGAAGCGATCGTGGCCGAACTCCAGGAATCCGGCCTGGCGGCCCCGTCCACCACCCGCGTGCGCGGGGTCGCGGTGGTCCGCGTCAGCCTCACCAACCACCGTTGCCGTTGCGAGGACCTCGACCTGCTCGTCGACGCCGTCGTGTCCGTCGGAAGGAAACTCCGGGGCCCCGCCGAATTTCCCGAAGCGTTGGACCCGGGGGACGCGTCCTCGGCGAAAGGCGCTTCGAACGCGCTCCCGGAGAGGTGAATGCCATGAGAGTCAGCCAATTCACTCATGACGGGTGTCGGGCAGCCTGCCGAGTCGACTCCTCGCTGGGTGACCGGACCCTCTTCGTGGAAAGCGGAGAGGGGGAACTGCCGAACCCCGGTGTGGCCGACTGGGCGCTCTGTGCCTTGCTGTTGCCCCCCATGGCCCTGCACGAGGACCTTTCTCTCGCGTTCCCCGTGTCCAGGCGGCTCGCCGAAAATCTCGAGGTCATCCAGGACATCCTGCTCGCCTGGGTCCCCCATACCTGTCGAAGCGGCCTGGAATTCCCGGTGATCGACGATCCCCGTCCGGCACCGGGAACGTCCCTCTTCTTCTCCGGGGGGCTCGACGCCGTCTAC contains:
- the htpG gene encoding molecular chaperone HtpG → MSTEKLAFRAEVNQLLNLVINSLYSHKEIFLRELISNASDALDKARFESLTRPEILEGGGEWKIALAADKTLGTLTVSDNGIGMNREEIVRELGTIAHSGTLEYLKAMREKAASTDLIGQFGVGFYAAFMVADKVTVYSRRAGAPAGEAVRWESTADGTFSVEDVEKPGRGTDVILHLKDDAKQYLEEWEVRELVRKYSDFIEHPVTLAVEREEDSALEKDKKVKVLREETLNSRKALWLRDKSEIKPEEYHEFYRHLTRDVEDPVRVIHYRAEGTSEFAALLFLPARHPFDLFFREEKYGPTLYVKRVQIMPHCEELLPRWLRFVKGVVDSSDLPLNVSREILQNNRKVDVIHRNLTKKVLETLDDFKQNDYEKYVKFHEEFGRVLKEGAHLDYERREAVANLLLFRSTRTADGEYTTLADYVSRMKEDQKDIHYLVAENLEEARRSPHLEAFARKGEEVLLLTDEIDDIVFNHFVYKEKTFRPVNRGDAALDASAEAEREKAREKYAELLGFIRESLRELVKDVRLSARLTDSPCCLVGEEGGLDPATERMFRLMGRDVPPVRRIFEINPSHPVTAALDGMLKGEGDRERLAGYVRFLHDQALVVEGDRPKDPGALLRLAGDLVVKAAQ
- a CDS encoding HEPN domain-containing protein, whose product is MTLSPEEKLSLCEARFQRAREFLDDARFNHEQHRVKTSVNRSYYAALSAARAVLILEGADPERHEGVVTLLSLRFVKPGLLPVSAIKQFKTLLSRRTDVDYGDFESVDAADAADSLQIAGAFLDTLEKIKARLVPGLSIKP
- a CDS encoding nucleotidyltransferase domain-containing protein: MKRLRIMFDHELRALERIRKQLEILLGEGLISVVAFGSRVRKDHSEESDFDLLVVVRAKTPEVEREVIGIIVDVETDCGLSFSPVVKDLLGFQEEERLHSPFYQRITTEGVRL
- a CDS encoding aspartate aminotransferase family protein — encoded protein: MKDSPKPPTSPPVESSLDPDDWDRFRTLAHAVLDDAVDLLRTVRDRPVWRPVPLPVQAALREPLPMDPLDLGDVYRQFRERILPFPSGNIHPRFFGYVQGTGLAGGLLAELLAATLNSNCGGRDHAALYVERAVVGWCKTLFRFPETASGLLVSGTTLANLTALRVASGARVPQGAGTRSGPTGKWLVYTSEQAHNSIDKSLEMLGFRPDSLRKVPVDPLFRMDLRQLHRMVADDRRSGCKPFCVIGTAGTVNTGGIDDLASLAGFCADNDLWFHVDGAFGALLVLSENLRSRVEGIERADSLAFDFHKWMHVPYDAGCVLVRDGEAQRKTFSRPAPYLLRGKRGLSGGGEWPCDLGLEMSRGFRALKVWFAFKEHGCRRLGESVEQNCRQAAYLAGLINRTPELELLAEPTLNIVCFRFRGAAGGHPDLDRLNEAIVAELQESGLAAPSTTRVRGVAVVRVSLTNHRCRCEDLDLLVDAVVSVGRKLRGPAEFPEALDPGDASSAKGASNALPER